The genomic region TTTCATTAATTCCTTAACACGCATAAAGGGGTTATATAACTTCTCCTAAACAATGAATTCTGTGTGTCTAGTAGTTTAAAAGAACCTCTTGTAAAGTAGAAGGAACAGTTGGTAGACCTTTAGAAACAGTTTCTTTAGACCAGTTTAACTTCTTAAATACTACATCGCTCTTATCCACTGAATAAGCAAATCTATAACCAATAATTAGTATTCCATATATATAAGAGTAAGTTAGTGTGGCTAGGAGTAAATTGGTTACTGTAAATTCTTAAGTGTGTATTCGTGTCCGCAGTATAATAAGGTATTTTCTGGTAGTGATTTGACTGTTTCAACAATTTCCATCATTGATCTGGCATCTCCTTCAAAAAATCTACCACAACCGGAAATAAACAATGTATCACCTAATCCATTTTTAAAgtaattttcaataaaataataaattaatgaagtGTACCTGAGAATAGTAATGGTTGTTGATGATCATTAGATGGGTGGTAAACATAGTACATGATATGACCCAAGGTATGACATGAAGCTTTTAAGCATTTTATCACCAAATTTCCTAAATcatcaatattatcaacTTAATAATGTACCAAATGTGAGAGTTTGTTCGTGTTTTACTGGTAAAGTAACACCAGGAGTTTCTTCATAACTTGATCCAACCACTTCTACATCAGGGACCAATTTCTTTATACCATTATTTCCTCCTATTACACATTCAACAATTAAGCATAGATAACTAATAAGTATTTTGGGAAAATTAGTGATAAACAGCAGATAAAGTACTAAATAGCCAAAGAACTGTgataatgtgtaaaatatgaagatttacttaattattaatatagaAGTACCTGAATGATCCCAATGTTTATGTGTACATAAAGCTAATTTCAATTCCAAATCATTCTCCTTACAAACGTTATAAACTTTCTCATATTCAACAGGGTCAACGCAAAGTGCATTAGAACTCTCGGGATCCTTTAATACATACGAATAATTATCCTGTAAAACTGGTACTATTAACACCTCAGCCACTGGATtctatacaaatattatttccaATTACTCAATgtatacttaattataaagtTATTTCCATAAATTCTCaagtttaattattataattaaattcagtgttaaatattttatatattcaacaaaatggaaatattgtaaatacCTTCAGAGAGTTGTTATGTGATAAGGAACTTcgattaaaatatttagattttGAAGAAACTGGCATATTAAATTGGTCCAACGAATGAAGGTAACTTAGTCTTCTAACTTGGTTATTGACGttaatatagttaagttgtggtaaaaaattagaaaattgGTGTAAAAATGGAATATTAACACGTGAATAGActttattaatacaataaCTAAATAAGGCGCAATTTATCCACAAA from Theileria annulata chromosome 1, complete sequence, *** SEQUENCING IN PROGRESS *** harbors:
- a CDS encoding hydroxyacylglutathione hydrolase, putative (Tap404f10.p1c.C.cand.15 - score = 22.05;~SMART pfam:lactamase_B (PF00753) at aa 90-283, E()=4.80e-23) — encoded protein: MNLWINCALFSYCINKVYSRVNIPFLHQFSNFLPQLNYINVNNQVRRLSYLHSLDQFNMPVSSKSKYFNRSSLSHNNSLKNPVAEVLIVPVLQDNYSYVLKDPESSNALCVDPVEYEKVYNVCKENDLELKLALCTHKHWDHSVLYLLFITNFPKILISYLCLIVECVIGGNNGIKKLVPDVEVVGSSYEETPGVTLPVKHEQTLTFGNLVIKCLKASCHTLGHIMYYVYHPSNDHQQPLLFSGDTLFISGCGRFFEGDARSMMEIVETVKSLPENTLLYCGHEYTLKNLQFAYSVDKSDVVFKKLNWSKETVSKGLPTVPSTLQEEKLYNPFMRVKELMKSLDEQSEESTMNKLRSLKDRF